The Manihot esculenta cultivar AM560-2 chromosome 1, M.esculenta_v8, whole genome shotgun sequence genome has a window encoding:
- the LOC110609494 gene encoding pectinesterase PPME1 translates to MVRGRYIDATYCVLIAILVVATTVSSDDITPIPADDSKVSNWFQINVKPWRSRKGTLDPALEAAEAKSRIIIVSKDGKGEFKTVTDAINSVPLNNKQRVIIKIGPGVYTEKIQIERTKHFITFLGDPKAMPTLAFGGTAHEYGTLASASVAIEPNYFMAVNIIFKNTAPGPNSKKPGAQAVALRVSGDKAAFYNCKMLGFQDTLCDDRGHHFYKNCYIEGTVDFIFGRGRSLYLESHINVVNNKGLTFITAQAKENKSENWGYSFVQCKITGSASETYLGRAWRAMPEVVFSYTEMGTVINPLGWSNNKRPERERTVFFAEYENSGPGSNFKRRVKFAKKLTDRDAKHFLSLGYIQGSKWLLPPPM, encoded by the exons ATGGTAAGAGGACGATATATTGATGCAACTTATTGTGTCCTCATTGCCATTCTTGTTGTTGCAACCACCGTTAGCTCTGATGATATAACACCAATACCAGCCGACGATTCTAAGGTAAGTAATTGGTTTCAAATAAACGTTAAACCTTGGAGAAGTCGTAAAGGCACCTTAGATCCTGCTCTTGAAGCTGCTGAGGCTAAATCCAGAATAATTATAGTCTCAAAAGATGGAAAAGGAGAGTTTAAGACAGTTACTGATGCCATTAATAGTGTTCCGTTAAACAATAAACAACgtgtaattataaaaattggtCCTGGAGTCTACACTGAGAAGATCCAAATTGAAAGAACTAAGCATTTTATTACTTTCCTTGGAGATCCTAAAGCCATGCCCACCTTGGCATTTGGTGGCACCGCTCATGAGTATGGAACTCTTGCTAGTGCTTCCGTAGCTATAGAGCCTAATTATTTCATGGccgttaatattatttttaag AATACTGCACCAGGACCTAATTCGAAAAAGCCGGGAGCTCAGGCAGTTGCATTGAGAGTTAGTGGTGATAAGGCAGCTTTTTATAACTGCAAAATGCTTGGATTTCAAGACACATTATGTGATGATAGAGGacatcatttttataaaaattgttaCATTGAAGGCActgttgattttatttttggaaGAGGAAGGTCACTTTATTTG GAATCACACATAAATGTAGTAAATAATAAGGGACTGACATTCATCACAGCACAAGCAAAGGAGAACAAATCAGAAAATTGGGGTTACTCATTTGTACAATGCAAAATAACAGGAAGTGCATCCGAAACATATTTGGGACGAGCATGGAGGGCGATGCCTGAGGTAGTCTTCTCTTATACTGAAATGGGCACAGTTATTAATCCTCTTGGATGGTCAAATAATAAGCGACCTGAAAGAGAAag GACGGTTTTCTTTGCGGAATATGAAAATTCAGGACCTGGATCAAATTTTAAAAGACGTGTTAAATTTGCCAAGAAGCTAACGGATAGAGACGCAAAACACTTTCTCTCTCTTGGCTATATTCAGGGTTCTAAATGGTTGCTTCCACCTccaatgtaa